The genomic region AAATTCCAGTATGATTGGACCAAGTGTTACAAGgacaaaaacatattaaatcaTATCAGCAAATACATTGAAAAAGCTGGATTTGAATCTAAAACATATCGAGAATTATTGGCTTTTATATTTGATATAAACTTACGAATATATGCAAAAGATTCCGAAGACGACCTGGTTCTGGAAGAGAATTTAAATACCACATCTAAAACTGTTGTCTATTGCTTACGCCTGGCCACCGGATTCATCCAAATCGGGATCAATAAAAGTCATTTTAAATTGCAGCAAgtacgacaaaaaaaagatgctATCTATAAAAAGATTCTTTCAAAAATCAGAACACTAAATCATAAGCAGGACCTTGATAAAATGTTAAGCTCCAAAACCTGTTGGGATAACAATTCAGAAGAATTTTCTAGTGTAGAATGTATTGATCCACAGCGTATATTGGAATATTTTCCTCAGGAAGAAAGGCACGAATTGGAAATAAGGCTTTCAAAACTGAGGCCAGAATACATTGGACAGGAGGAAATCTTATATCATTTACATAACCGATTCTCTTGTGAAGGTCGGCATGTTTCATGTGAAGAGATGTACTTCTTCATTAATTCTATCCTTTCACACTGTCTAGAAGGTGGACAGGAGAAGTATACGTTTGCTTGGCTGATTGCAGCGTATCCTCAACGCAACTGGACGGACGAATTAGTTTTGTTGCACTTGGAGAATTACTTTAAGGAACAATTGAAAGAGAAATCAAAATGGCGAGAGTATTtgtcaaaaatacaaaataaagaaGTACTGATGTTACTCAGTGGTAAATTAGCTCAAGCGAAATCACTGACTAGTGATCGTATGGAAACCGTTTTGTATCTTTTAAGTAACATTAATAGAGGATCAGTCTTTCTTGAACGATTGGAGTTGTCCGAGTGGCCATATGTCCTCAAAGAACAGTATTGGCTGAGCAAACTGGAAGAAGTTTGTAATGTTAGAGGAGACAATGAAACATCAACCGCTTCCTACTATGTACTCTCTATGGAAAATATATACGGCACAgagttggtggaaaatttgttgaTAATACTCCATGATAAAATAAGACTAGAAGGAGTAAGCTCTAACGCATTTATCACCATATTGTCTTACTTCCATAACGGGAAATGGAATCTTTCCGACGCAGACTTGAAAAAACTGAAATACGGCCGTTTGAATGAATGGATGACATTAATGAATGTAAAGTATAACTCATCAAAGGACGAACGCAACATTTCACAATTAGTTGAGTTGATCACGTGTAATGCTAATAGTTCGGAGAATGTGAAAAAGAATTTACCCAACATTGAAAGATCGATCATTGAAATAAACGAAGGTAAATATGAGATTAAGAAGAATATAGTTCACAACCTCATCCCGGTTGGCATTGTAGACTACGAACCAAGCACTAAAATGGTACACGAGTTTACCGAGAACGAAATTCGAATGTGGGCCAAATACTTTAGCACAAGGAAGTACAAAATCGATGTAGGAGATCTTCAGGAAATGCTTGCCGTGATCGATCGAGCAGTAGTGCTCAAAAGAGGTTTCAATCTTCGCGATACTCAAAAACTAGCTGTGCTGACTTTATTGGCAAATGACCGCAGTATCTTGGCCCAAGTTTCCACAGGAGAAGGTAAATCATTGATCGTAGTGGCAGCTGCCATAATGAAAGCATTGTTCGGGGAGAAAGTCGACATAGTAACTAGCTCTTCAGTTCTGGCTAAGCGTGATGCAGAAAATCACAATGATATCTACAGCTTGTTCGGTATCACCGTTTCACATAATTGTAGTGAAGATACAGAGAAACGTAGAGAAGCTTATGTGCTATGCCAAGTACTGTATGGCGATCTGGGAAGTTTCCAACGAGATTATCTGTTGGATCGATTTTATGGGAAAAATATACTCGGAGATCGTGACTTCTCGAACGTGATTGTGGACGAGGTCGACAGTATGCTTGTCGACAAAGGAAATAATATGCTGTACCTATCGCATGATATACCTTGGATGGACAAGCTGGAATCGGTATATCTCTTCATTTGGCAGCAGATCAATTGCCTTGAAGAGATCGACAATGAAATTTACGATGATACAAAATATATAGAAGAGGCAGTCTTGAACGATTTGTATGGAATTATTAGGGAGGAAGATATTGCGAAAATTGACGTGAACCTTAATGATCGCGATCATAAAGTAGTACTGTCCCGGTTGGTAAATGCGAAGATTTTAGATGAACGAGGCAGGTTGTTGATAGAATCCGTAGACGAATTGAAGCTTAGAAAATCATTGAAACCAGAATTCTCGAGATACGCCGATCGTATAAGCTTTCTTCTACAAGCAAccattgaaagaaaaagattaATACTGGTCCCGAATCATCTTCGATCGTTTGTTGAAAGACATCTGAAGCAGTGGATAAAAAGTGCTATAACTGCATTCTTTATGAATCCGGGACATGACTATGTGGTGGACGTGGACAGAACAGGTACGAGCTCGGATCGTAATGCCAATATCATTATTTTAGACAAAGATACGGGAACGGATCAAGCGAACTCGCAATGGGATGAAGCGTTGCATCAATTTTTGCAATTGAAGCATGGCTGTAAGCTGTCTATGCTCAGCCTGAAGGCCGTGTTTATTTCAAACGTTTCCTATTTCAAACTTCATCGAAAGTTGTGTGGCTTAACGGGTACATTAGGATCCGAGACAGAGCGAAACTTACTTCGTGACATACACGATGTTGATTTCGTGACGATTCCTACTTCGCGCGCGAAACAATTTCATGAAGAACTGCCAATAGTCTGTTGTGGGAGAGAAGAATGGATAAATAGCGTATGTAAACAGGCTCATTTCGTAACTGATGAGCAAAAGCGATCggttttgattatttgtgAAACAGTGAAAGATGCTAAGGACCTTCAAAAATCTTTAGGAGATACAGGAACCGTGAACGTCCATAGTTACATGCGGGATTACGACCCGTTTACAGTGGTAAAGGAAGGCAGACAGCTTGATCAGTGCCAAGTGATTATAGCAACGAACTTGGCAGGTCGTGGTACCGATATACAACTCACAAACGCGTTGAGAAATGTCGGAGGACTATACGTATTATTAACATACCTTCCGGGCAACCAGCGGATTGAGGAACAAGCGTTTGGAAGAGCAGCTCGTAGTGGCGATAAGGGCTCTGGTCAGTTAATTATTATCCATTCAAGAGGAATGGAATACAGTAATGCCAAAGTATTACGCCTTAAGAAAGAACGCGACATTGAAGAGGCATTACGCGTTTCAGAAATTAAATCGAACTACAAGAATCGAATCATTGCGGAAGAGAGTTGTTTTAAAGAGTTTCAGTACCTGtatgaagggaaaaggaaggaaCTTAAGGATGCGAAAGTTCCAGATGAAGTGATAAAAATCTTACTCGCAAGCTGTTTGGATAAGTGGGCGTATTGGTtagatgaacaaaacaaaaccataattcttgaTCAAGGAGATAGTCTTAAAAACCAGTTCAAAAGATCATTGGATCAGTTCACGTCTATGTTACATGATTTAAGTCCAGGAACCGCAGATACCAGATTGCATGATTACGATACAAGTGCATGGCTTCCTTGGGTTGATGGGAATCCAGCACAAATGATAGAGCTTGCAAAACTACTCTGCCAAAAATCGTATTGGCGTTCTTTTTCGCTTGGATATAACCATCGGTATGAGAATAGcttaaaattattcaacaatGTTATACAGAGTGAGCCACAATTTTCGGAGGCAGCGCACTACTACAAAGCTTTTGCGTTAGCCATCAATGGCGACACCACAGATAAGACTTTGCTACGACAATTCAAGCAAGAATTGCGATCAGCAGcaaaactttttgaaaaacacaGTATATTAGCAATAAGTGCAGCCACTATCGTTGGGAAGTTGATCGAGAATTACGAAGAAGGGAACAAACGTATAGAAAATGGCTACGAAAAACAGAAGCGGAGcataattgatatttattcTACATTCATACGTTCTATAGATGATATGCTTGGTACACCTGTTACTTCACAATCATTCGTAAATCATGATATAGACGATCATTTGGCCGCATACTTAATACAGAATCTTCTGCAAATCGGTATAATGacaaatatgaaaatgaaaacgaaaaatatttccatggCAACACTCAAACAAACCGTGAAAGACCTTCCATGCACAATTTCCGTTAAcaagttggaaaagtttttatcGAATTACGAAAAAACTATAAATGAAAAGGAATTTGCCAAGGCTTTAAAAAAAGAGATAGAAATACCACGAAGGGAACAATTTTGGAAGATACTAACCCAACAAGGAGCGTTACAGAATGTTGTAAGCTATGTTATTGTAGATCATGAACGAATAAAGGCcgtagatccgtcaatgctaGACTTTATAcaagaaaaaattaataacaacACGTTGAAAAAGCAAACCATAGCTAGCACCGACGAGCGCATTATGCTTTACGTAGAGTACATTATTAACCATgctgaaaaagaaaccatGTATGAAGAAATCAAAGTGCAGGCTAAAGATAAGAGCGAAGAACTCGTGTTTGTGAAAGAGGAGTTCATTGCTGTTGTAGgcaaggaaaaatataaatttttaaaagagAACAGAGTTTTGTCGTCcaacaaacaagcaacaaTCAACAATGCAAATCTCGAAAAGGTAGTTTTTCCTTGCTTTGATTCTATCGGTATAAGTGATTTTATCGAGAAAACAAGTATTACCAGCAGTGAGGCACAAATAATTTTATCGGAGCTTGCTGAGGCTGGAGTTCTACGAAAACGTACGGAACCAAATCAACATACCTACGAATTGGCAATAAACTTTGATGAAATGCCTCAAGATCAGATACTTTCATGTGCAGCCTACGAACCAGTCGTGCAGATACTATTAGAAGTATGTTTTAGTTACAAATCAGCTTTTCAAAAACTCAAACGACAACTTGATGAGAGAATAAATCCAATACGGTTGGAAATAAGTCCTCAGCCACacaagaaactattttttcgcTTAATGGATGAGCAAATCATTAATGCTGGGAAGGTAATGAATGGTAACATCGAAGAGGCATACAGACAAGCGCAAAGTAACAAAAAGGATGGTCAAGGGACGTCGAACATATTGCCCGCCATTCCGGTAATTTATGAATCAAAGTTAACTAACGACAAGGTTATTAAACATATAACAAAAACTTTAAACGCATTGAGGGGCTCTTTAAAAGGTTTAAATGTTCCTAACCCATCCTTAATACCTCTTAGTAACGTTTACGGTCAATCAAATTTTGCTAATATTGAAGAAATGCGTGTTTTTATTGTAGATGGTTTGGACCAACTCATTAatttacaagaaaaaaagtgGACAGCAAAAATGCTTTTGAATACCTTCACAGTGGTTGCGATCGGATTGGCTCAGATTGCCATCGGTGGTATAATAGAATTGTACTTTGCTGGTTTTATGGCACACGTTGGAGCTGCATTTATCAATGAAGGGGTCAAC from Anopheles coustani chromosome 3, idAnoCousDA_361_x.2, whole genome shotgun sequence harbors:
- the LOC131266476 gene encoding uncharacterized protein LOC131266476; this encodes MNVKYNSSKDERNISQLVELITCNANSSENVKKNLPNIERSIIEINEGKYEIKKNIVHNLIPVGIVDYEPSTKMVHEFTENEIRMWAKYFSTRKYKIDVGDLQEMLAVIDRAVVLKRGFNLRDTQKLAVLTLLANDRSILAQVSTGEGKSLIVVAAAIMKALFGEKVDIVTSSSVLAKRDAENHNDIYSLFGITVSHNCSEDTEKRREAYVLCQVLYGDLGSFQRDYLLDRFYGKNILGDRDFSNVIVDEVDSMLVDKGNNMLYLSHDIPWMDKLESVYLFIWQQINCLEEIDNEIYDDTKYIEEAVLNDLYGIIREEDIAKIDVNLNDRDHKVVLSRLVNAKILDERGRLLIESVDELKLRKSLKPEFSRYADRISFLLQATIERKRLILVPNHLRSFVERHLKQWIKSAITAFFMNPGHDYVVDVDRTGTSSDRNANIIILDKDTGTDQANSQWDEALHQFLQLKHGCKLSMLSLKAVFISNVSYFKLHRKLCGLTGTLGSETERNLLRDIHDVDFVTIPTSRAKQFHEELPIVCCGREEWINSVCKQAHFVTDEQKRSVLIICETVKDAKDLQKSLGDTGTVNVHSYMRDYDPFTVVKEGRQLDQCQVIIATNLAGRGTDIQLTNALRNVGGLYVLLTYLPGNQRIEEQAFGRAARSGDKGSGQLIIIHSRGMEYSNAKVLRLKKERDIEEALRVSEIKSNYKNRIIAEESCFKEFQYLYEGKRKELKDAKVPDEVIKILLASCLDKWAYWLDEQNKTIILDQGDSLKNQFKRSLDQFTSMLHDLSPGTADTRLHDYDTSAWLPWVDGNPAQMIELAKLLCQKSYWRSFSLGYNHRYENSLKLFNNVIQSEPQFSEAAHYYKAFALAINGDTTDKTLLRQFKQELRSAAKLFEKHSILAISAATIVGKLIENYEEGNKRIENGYEKQKRSIIDIYSTFIRSIDDMLGTPVTSQSFVNHDIDDHLAAYLIQNLLQIGIMTNMKMKTKNISMATLKQTVKDLPCTISVNKLEKFLSNYEKTINEKEFAKALKKEIEIPRREQFWKILTQQGALQNVVSYVIVDHERIKAVDPSMLDFIQEKINNNTLKKQTIASTDERIMLYVEYIINHAEKETMYEEIKVQAKDKSEELVFVKEEFIAVVVVAIGLAQIAIGGIIELYFAGFMAHVGAAFINEGVNDLMYAVGALKSGYFSWQEYGKHKFQSVITTVVSVGVAGFLSRGVKVSRYGRKLAESGYKCTGLEVANASGKRLIETVGCKIASKEVAKRIALKSAESIVFGITNSMADAAIENYLQNVCDNIGNRFITKAMKAADDHSISNRLKEVYDTLGVSKAKQMMDEITNSAFSEHNIFETYGPMASKVQAAVVQGFAQGIAKQNSHGKTNEQTKEYHDKLLKLYRKTRNSTFVAAIILENIPMDLTCVKACSFVLPRVLKNLGINAGGLELTVVGENGMEQTFCSASNEKIKQKVTLTLKDNHYTICKGGSQDRPSGTDIGINDCLFTALSHQFPELRKLGAKRFRELIAQSIMEEPELKHHIRKGYHNLPIKQGAYGGRRKTEVIEESSSTSDFDHIEGDDGRPGKANDTLT